The Hemibagrus wyckioides isolate EC202008001 linkage group LG26, SWU_Hwy_1.0, whole genome shotgun sequence DNA window TGCACCTCTCCAGATGAGGAGTATACATGCTCAGTGCTGTGACCAACAGTCTGACCGCTCTTTCCTCACTGCCCAGTACCACCACTGTTCTGCCAATCAGCAGGCTGTACACGGCGTGCAGAGCGAACGGAAACTGGCGCAGGAAATTCAGAGCGGCTCGTCCCGTCCTGGCACGTTGTCTCCGACTCCCGGCTGTACTTTTTCCACCACGGAAATCAAGAGACAGTGTAGAGCCTGTGGAGCCGAGGCTACGGTAACTGGTGCAGTCTGAGAGCTCGTCTGGTGTAAATAGGAAAGGTCTGTCTTGGAGAGAGCCTTGGTCACTCAGAGGAGAATGAGCAGCAAAAGTGGACAAGTCCAGTCTCATGTGGGGATCTGCTGGGTTTATGACTATAGTCGGGGTGCTAGGGGAGCTCTGGcatttctgctgtttttctttgcatTGAACCAAAACATCATCAGAACTGTGCATGCGGTCATCATCCTCTTCTCCATCACGCTCTGGGGTTTCCTCATAGATGGCAGAAGGGCATGAGGCCCTCAGATCATCCGGTATGATCGAATCTGTAGTGCTAAGCACCTCGATGCTATCCTCACTGTTTGCCCGTCGAGTGACTACTGTCCTTCTTCGTCCCTCAAAAGTGGCTGCAGGACACGCCGTTGGTCTCTGCGGAACTCCGTGGGTTTCCATGGCATAAATGGGTGCTTGAGATCTAAAGGACTTCTCCGTTCCTAACACCTCAATACTCTCTCCACTGCTTATGCTATCCTTCATCTGCACAGGAACTTCCTCATTCTTGCAGTTGCCTTCGTTTGAGAAGTTCGGTGTCAGAGGAGGTTCATCACAGGGTGAGGTGGGAACAGAGTCAGGTCCATTTTTGTGGAGCTCAAGCCTGATTGGAACCATTTCCACACATGAGGTGTAAGAGTCTAGACTCACAGGTTCGCTCTGTAGTGGAGAAACGGGAGGAAACGGTGCTGACCGAGGTCGTAGTCTGGATAACTGCTGACCCGTCTCTGCCTCCAGGTCAGACGCATCTTCAAACAGGAAATTCGTGGACTTCAGGTGACGGAGTAAGGTTTGAGTGTGCTGCTGTGAGAGGAGGCGGCTACGGTCACCACGGAAAGTCCTCTCGGCCGACCGGAGCTGTTTCAGTGCCTGCTGCAGGAAGTAGCGGTCACACAACTCGTCCAGATTCTTCAGACGCTTGTCAAACTGACGAGACGCGCTCAAGCTCACCAgctgtggagtgtgtgaaggtgcaTGTGACCAGTCGGTGCATTCCCCCACTGACTCTGGGCTCTGGGAATACAGAGTGTTGGGGTCCAGATCAGAGTCCAGAGAATGAAAGGTGTCGTCCGAGTCGTATGGCAAGAACTGTGGGTCTCTGAGCTTCCTGTTTGGGTAGGAGGTGATTTGTTTTAAAAGACTTCTGTGTTCCTGGATGGCTTTTTCCACATGAGCCAACTCATCCGCTTTATTAGCCCATATGATGGACTGACACCTTGCACTTTGACCTTCTTTTGGTTCCTTGGGCTGCTCAGATCCCTGATCTTTATCTGATCTGTTTTTTACCTCGTGATTGTTCACAACAACCGAGTCACATTCTGGTTCATTTCCCCTTTCATCAGTTCCTGTCATGCTTTTGTTCTGATCAGCTTCCATAAACGACAGTccacatctttctttctctttcagttcCTCTTCTTTTGTGGTCAGCAGCATTCCACTGTTACTGTTATCTTCCTTTTCCCTTGTAGCTCCACTCGTCGTTTCTGTTCCCTTCCTTTCTTCAACTTGTAGTTTTCTTAGCCGATCTCTGTTCATCTCCCTCAGCAGTATTAATCTGGTATATTCCAAGTCAGAGAGTTTCTTGTCCACTTCGTTGGCAAAGTTCTTCCTGTTTCCAGTCTTCAGAAACTCAGAAGCTTTGGAGAACTCTGCAGACAGTTCCCGAAAACAATGCATGATTTTTTCCTCTTCGGACGACACGTAGGCCATGCAGAACGGTCGGACGAAGCCCCGGGCTTCCAGGTCATACAGCGTTAAATGGTGCACGTAGGCATAGGCTCCTTCTCTAGAATCCCCCAGCACCACCTTGGAGTCTTCTACAAAGTTCAGTTTAGCATGTGCACAACCTGCAGGGCCGGCGAACGCCGTCTGATAGTCCACCGACATGATCCTGAGCGAGAAGTTGTTGAGGTCAAACGAGCCACATGCCTTGTTCTCGTCTGGAATGGTCAGTATCGGCTGGGGACCCACCTGCTCAGAAAACTCTGCTATGAGAATGAAATCCTGATCGAAGCTAACGCCGGATGACCATGGCGAGGAATCCTCTGAGTGTGGATAAAGAGGAATGGACAGATCTGCTGGAAGTCCAAGAGATTCTGTGGATTGTTCCGGGAAATCAGTCTCTGTTGTGAAAGCCAGTAGGTCTGGAGATCCGATCATGATGTTATTCTAGCTGTATATTATCCTACtgcatgtatataaatatagaaaacaccTTCAGTAGGAGCTGATCGGGTCAGTCTGCTGGCTCGTGCAGTCTGGGGGTCAGTGACGTATCCAGTGACTCAGCCCGCGTGCAGCGTGAACG harbors:
- the smcr8b gene encoding guanine nucleotide exchange protein smcr8b isoform X1; its protein translation is MIGSPDLLAFTTETDFPEQSTESLGLPADLSIPLYPHSEDSSPWSSGVSFDQDFILIAEFSEQVGPQPILTIPDENKACGSFDLNNFSLRIMSVDYQTAFAGPAGCAHAKLNFVEDSKVVLGDSREGAYAYVHHLTLYDLEARGFVRPFCMAYVSSEEEKIMHCFRELSAEFSKASEFLKTGNRKNFANEVDKKLSDLEYTRLILLREMNRDRLRKLQVEERKGTETTSGATREKEDNSNSGMLLTTKEEELKEKERCGLSFMEADQNKSMTGTDERGNEPECDSVVVNNHEVKNRSDKDQGSEQPKEPKEGQSARCQSIIWANKADELAHVEKAIQEHRSLLKQITSYPNRKLRDPQFLPYDSDDTFHSLDSDLDPNTLYSQSPESVGECTDWSHAPSHTPQLVSLSASRQFDKRLKNLDELCDRYFLQQALKQLRSAERTFRGDRSRLLSQQHTQTLLRHLKSTNFLFEDASDLEAETGQQLSRLRPRSAPFPPVSPLQSEPVSLDSYTSCVEMVPIRLELHKNGPDSVPTSPCDEPPLTPNFSNEGNCKNEEVPVQMKDSISSGESIEVLGTEKSFRSQAPIYAMETHGVPQRPTACPAATFEGRRRTVVTRRANSEDSIEVLSTTDSIIPDDLRASCPSAIYEETPERDGEEDDDRMHSSDDVLVQCKEKQQKCQSSPSTPTIVINPADPHMRLDLSTFAAHSPLSDQGSLQDRPFLFTPDELSDCTSYRSLGSTGSTLSLDFRGGKSTAGSRRQRARTGRAALNFLRQFPFALHAVYSLLIGRTVVVLGSEERAVRLLVTALSMYTPHLERCRGNIQPWTSSPLQITDLLTWKLVGYNRSAFPSSPSMPPFLVRFSRYLSVLDVDQKILRCPAYKGSLICPLVDARTHSMRGTTYFLYVQSIMSQLVSRAFFLTFSHELRRPGDPSMAVRPEHVFGGFHNDDLKILRYLSDLITQHVTGTAPVVLRFSYTASTVFKI
- the smcr8b gene encoding guanine nucleotide exchange protein smcr8b isoform X2, whose amino-acid sequence is MIGSPDLLAFTTETDFPEQSTESLGLPADLSIPLYPHSEDSSPWSSGVSFDQDFILIAEFSEQVGPQPILTIPDENKACGSFDLNNFSLRIMSVDYQTAFAGPAGCAHAKLNFVEDSKVVLGDSREGAYAYVHHLTLYDLEARGFVRPFCMAYVSSEEEKIMHCFRELSAEFSKASEFLKTGNRKNFANEVDKKLSDLEYTRLILLREMNRDRLRKLQVEERKGTETTSGATREKEDNSNSGMLLTTKEEELKEKERCGLSFMEADQNKSMTGTDERGNEPECDSVVVNNHEVKNRSDKDQGSEQPKEPKEGQSARCQSIIWANKADELAHVEKAIQEHRSLLKQITSYPNRKLRDPQFLPYDSDDTFHSLDSDLDPNTLYSQSPESVGECTDWSHAPSHTPQLVSLSASRQFDKRLKNLDELCDRYFLQQALKQLRSAERTFRGDRSRLLSQQHTQTLLRHLKSTNFLFEDASDLEAETGQQLSRLRPRSAPFPPVSPLQSEPVSLDSYTSCVEMVPIRLELHKNGPDSVPTSPCDEPPLTPNFSNEGNCKNEEVPVQMKDSISSGESIEVLGTEKSFRSQAPIYAMETHGVPQRPTACPAATFEGRRRTVVTRRANSEDSIEVLSTTDSIIPDDLRASCPSAIYEETPERDGEEDDDRMHSSDDVLVQCKEKQQKCQSSPSTPTIVINPADPHMRLDLSTFAAHSPLSDQGSLQDRPFLFTPDELSDCTSYRSLGSTGSTLSLDFRGGKSTAGSRRQRARTGRAALNFLRQFPFALHAVYSLLIGRTVVVLGSEERAVRLLVTALSMYTPHLERCRGNIQPWTSSPLQITDLLTWKLVGYNRFAPTTKKKTRRSPNLVNVIRNQLLHLLFFY